Part of the Arachis hypogaea cultivar Tifrunner chromosome 6, arahy.Tifrunner.gnm2.J5K5, whole genome shotgun sequence genome, GTGTTTCAAACTTTTGATTCGCCCCGTGTATTAATTTTGGTTCACCATGTTCATGGttgagagtttagggtttagggtctagggttcAGGGTTaagggttttaggggtttaggatttacggtagggttcagggtttagggtttagggtttagagtttagggtttagggttagggttcagggtttaggatttaaggtttagggtttaggttatggttttagggttttagtgattcagggtttatgggttcagggttcagtgttcagggttcttgttttattctttagggtttagggtttagggttcagggtttaggggttcagtgtgtttcTACCTTTTGGTTCGCCCAGTGTATGAATTTCAGTTCACTGTGTTCTTTTGGAGTTCGTAATATATTGGTAAATACAGTGATTGCAATCACTGAGAACCTGGAATAAAACAGTAGCCAAATAGTTCCAAcagatatataaattaacatcTCAGATGAGTGATTCATCttgaatcaaatataaatattaacatttgATACATACAttgatattaagaatagatatatacattaacattgacatatatacatttgaaagaagctttgtttgattttttaacaaattaaacaaaatatatacaacTACTATATGCATTGTTTGATACATACATTGACATATATACATTTGAAGTATGCATTTTTTgctttttaaacaagttaaacaaaatattgttaattacaacTAGTATATGCTATTTGCTATCTAAATCCCCAGATGTGTATTTACAATAAGGGCTGGAGAGGAAAGCAGATGGCTTGGTGAGTCTTATTGCTTCAGATTTCCAAATCACTTGGTCTCTGATTTTGTTCATTTCATGCAACAGAAGATTTGGACCATATTGGTATCTGAAGTCATCAATGTCTTTCTGCATTTCAATTGAAATGAATTAGTTACATAAAAAATGTACCCAAATGAAATAAGAACAATATCATTCAAATCCCTAATCATACTATAAAAATGCAATCAcaataaccctaaaccctgaacacattaaatatcaagtaaatcaaaagcacattaaataacaacaaatttcattcaaagccctagttatactgtaaaaatgcaATCATAGTAACCTTAAACCCTGAACAAATTAAAaggaggccaccgaaccgaaaaacATTCACttggtgaatcaaaattataAGAGCCACCGAATCAAAAATTAtttatgtggtgaataaatggtgatcaaatttcaatcaacaagaatagtatttttcTACATGGAAAAGAACTATTAAACAGAGTAAAAACCAACTTCAAAGCTCTAGTTACACTATCAACTTAACtgaatgaaataagaaaagaaagaagtttattaatttagaaagtacttacttgtgtccaagctttatatttatatctcttcCCGCTTTTGATTTTTTGTAGATCTATTATTTCGAGCTATTTCATCACGTTCCACAATCATAGCTAAGCAAGAATTGAGTATAATACTATCAAtagtatacaaaataaaacacatCAAAAATAGCACTATAGAAGAGAAAGATTCTTACTTTGTACGTTGACCACTCGATTGGATATACATTGCTTCCTCTCCCAATCCATCCTCCATTAAGAGTTCCGCCCCAGCGTACACCCTCATTTGGGAAATTATTAAACCCTGAAAGAgacaaaaaaagtaaataaatagaaCCAACAACAGTGAACCAAACTCCTCTCATGTACagaataatttgaataatttacaagaaaataacttacaacaaatttgttcaGTTGCTTTCTAGAATCATGTATATTTTCTGGCAATTTATTGATAGGGTCAAGGACATAGAATTTCTTTTTGTTTACATCAgcaatccacaaccaccaatgCCCTCCATTGTAAATTAGGACAAATAGCTGAAGTTTcagaaaattatagaatatttcaatcaaaacaatagcaaacaagagaattatcaaagaatttttagaaattacaacttacaaatggatgcgATGCAAGTTTCCTTTTGTCAAGAAACTGGCGGTAGTGGGCATattgctcaatatcaaacttGTAGGCCTTGTTTGTCCTCTTATCAATGTACTCCACACCATGTGTTTCCAACATAAAATTTTGCAAAATGAACATCAGTTAAATCACATTTCCACCGAACCGAACACAAATCATATGCTGAATAAAATGTGAAAagcattcaatcatcaagagaaaagttttcttaatgcaaaagaactcaacagAAGACATAAGAATCAGGTGAACTAATATTAACATTCTGACCAAACTGAAAAGTAATCAGCAGTAAATAGGAAATTTAGCTTACCACAATATCCAGCGGCACAATGTATATTTGTTCCTGGTACCGCTTAGTTTTTATTTCGTTGAGAATCATGTTGTGTATACTAACCACCTACAGGAtgaaaatttatgagatatactatataagagtgtttaaaaaaatcattaatgttaacACAATTGGCAAAGGATTTACCACGGCATGCACTTGTTCTTTGGGCATTAGAGACATGAAATATTCTCTTAATCCCTCGTAGAGTGCCTCATGTTTCAAGACAAATACTGGTTTATATTCATTGCTACCATCTTTTGTCTGTTTCACATGTGTCATCCAATGATAACACTTTTCAATAAGCTCATTCgtgatttttgtctttttctgcAGGGTTTTGTAAACTTGAGCTGCTGGTAAGGTTAGTTGTGAAGATGTTCCTTCAGCAAATTTTAATGCTACTGTCACTCCAGCATCTACCACTGCCTCTGCCAGGATTTCAAGCTGTGAATCACTCTCTTGAGAGGGCTGACTTGGTTGAGATGCTGGTAGAATTATCCCAAGGTTAAAGAAAAGCCTTTCATCTTTCCTTTCCCTAGGTTAAGTAGCACTGTAGAATGATAGATATTTAACAatgatattaaacaaaaatgatatttaatCACTATAGGGAACTGAAATCCAAACAAAtagtgaacccaaatccaaacttACAGTGAACCGAAATTTGTTCAGAGCAGTCATATCTACTTACCATCTATGTGTTAAATTTCAGGCACAAGACGGCAAGATAGCGACAATACATTCTGACCACCAACAAGCTCGGCAATGCTATAATGCAAGCCTAAGAAGATCGGACATAAGCCAGAAACAACGTGACGTCCAATCAATACATGGCACTGAAGTCTTGTCCCTCGCCGAGCTTGATCCTCGAGGGGACACCCAGGAAAGACCTCAACCGGCAGACGAACTCCAAAAGATACAACTGACCCACACGCCGGAACAGGTAACATACATCGGTCAAGCACTACAGGGACAACAAAGATCGAAGCTGATAAGATTATTACAAGCCAATACCGATCTATTTGTCTGGACCCCGGCAGACATGCCCGGCATAAGCCCAGACGTAATCTGCCACAAACTGGCCATTGACAGAACAAGCCGACCTATAGCTCAGAAGAAGAGAAACCTGGGGGCGGAAAAATCAAAGGCAGCCTTAGAAGAGACAGAAAAGCTGCTTAAAGCCAACTTCATCAAAGAAATCCGCTTCACCACGTGGCTCTCAAACAtggtaatggtaagaaaaaaCTCAGGTAAATGGCACATGTGCGTCTACTTTACAGATTTAAATAAAGCATGCCCTAAAGATGCTTACCCTTTTCCATGCATCGATAAACTCGTAGACAATGCATCAGGTTTCAAAAGcttgagcttcatggatgcatactctggctaCAACCAGATCCTCATGCATCTAGAAGACCAAAGCAAAACAGCATTTATAACTGAGCATGGTAATTTCTGTTATAGAGTCATGCCATTTGgtctaaagaatgcaggtgcaacctACCAACGACTGATGGACAAAGTATTCCGACACCAAATAGGTCGGAACTATGGTAGCCAAGACCACCCAAGAACGGTCACACTGCGACGACCTCAAGGAAATATTCGAGCAGATCCGATCATACAATATGAGACTCAACCCGGAAAAATGCGCCTTTGGAGTTTAAGGAGGCACATTCCTCGGATTTATGTTAACCTCGCGAGGAATTGAAGTAAACCCTGAGAAATGCGAAGTAATACTCAACATGGCAAGCCCTAAAATGATGAAGGAGGTACAACAATTAGCAGGAAGGGTAGCCGCACTTTCTCGATTCTTACCAGCAGTATCAAGCCGATCATACCTGTTCTTCCAGATGatcttaaagaataagaaattcCAATGGACAATAGAATGCGAGAAGGTGTTTGACGAGCTTAAAACCATCCTATCATCACCACCCGTGCTGCAAGACCCATATTTGGTAAACCCCTATATTTATATTTGTCTATTTCTAATCACTCTATAAGCTCGGCCCTTGTCATCGAGACAGGAAAGACACAACAGCCAGTATACTTCGTCAGTAGAGTCATGCAGCCAACAGAACAAAGGTATCCGAGGATAAAACAGCTAGCCCTAACACTTGTGGTCACAGCAAGAAGACTAAGACACTACTTCCAAAGCCACACAATAATAGTAAGGACAAACCACCCACTaagaaaaatattgacaaaaccagAACTCGCCGGATGCCTAACCAAATGGTCGATCGAGCTCTCAGAATTTGACATTCAGTTTCAGCCTAGATCGGCCCTTAAAGTACAGATCCTCACCGACTTCATCACGGAACTGACACCTGATGAACATAACAAAACATGGGAATTACATGTGGACAGAGCGTCAAGCCGAGAAGGAAGCGGAGCTGGGATAATCCTGAAAGAAGGAGATGAAGTAGTAGCCGAACAAGCCCTCCAGTTCCACTTCTCGGCAAGCAACAACCAGGCCGAGTATGAGGCCCTCATAGCAGGACTTAAGCTCGCCCTAAGCCACCAAGTACAAAGCCTGACAACATATTGCGACTCCCTCCTGGTGGTCCAACAGATCCGAGGAGAAttccaggtaaaagatcctttGCTAGAACAATACTGGCTCAGAGCAAAGGATCTCATTTCAAAATTTAGCTCATTTACTATACTACATGTGCATAGAGAACAAAAATGTTAGGGCAGACATATTATCCAAACTTGTCGCCACTAGGGCAGATACACAAACATCAGTATTATCACAACTTACACTTACAAAGCCTAGCATTGAACTATTATGCATAGAAAACATTAACCACCTCCATGATTGGAGAACACCTCTTATTGATTACATAAGTACAGGCACCATACCAGGGAGTGAGCTCAACCCACAATAGTTCAGACATAAAGTGAGCTTCTATACAAAGATAGCAGGAGAACTGTACAGGCGCGGTTTCTCACAACCATTGCTAAAATGCTTAAGCAAAGACGAAGCAAGAGAGGTAATGGACGAAGTTCACGAGGGTGTATGCAGAAATCACATAGGAGGAAGAGCCTTCGCCGCTAAGATATCCCGAACAGGATATTACTGGCCGACCATAAAGAGAGATTGCATAGCAAAAGTCAAGGCATGTGACAAATGCCAAAAACATGAAGCCATCTCCACAAAATCGGCCGAGGTGTTGCACAGCATggaggtaagctggcctttcCATAGATGGGGGCTCGATATCCTCGGCCCATTTCTAGTAGCGCCAGGACAGGTAAAATTCCTTTTAGTATCAATAGACTACTTCTCGaaatggatagaagcacaacCCTTAGCAAGGATAACAGCTGAAAAGGTACAATCTTTTATATGAAAAAACATAATATGCCGATTTGGAATACCAAAGGAAATAATATCAGACAATGGTAGACAATTTACAGACAATAAGCTCGGCAAATTTCTAAGAAATTTTAATATACATCATCATTTTAGCTCGGTCgaacatccacaaactaatgggcaggccgaagctgctaaccgaGTTGTATTGCAGGCAATAAAGAGAAAGCTTGATAATGCAAAGGGAGAATGGGCTGAGCTAATCCCGGAAATATTGTGGAGCTACAACACCACAGTACACAACACCACGGGCGAAACACCCTTCAAGTTAGTCTATGGCTCAGAAGCATTAATTCCCGTGGAAATCGGAGTGCCGACATTAAGAGCCGAGCTATACAGCGAACAACATAACATAAGCACCAGAAAGGCCGAGCTTGACATGGCCGAAGAAGACAGAGAAATTGCCGTAATCAGACAAAGAGCCCAGAAACAACTGGAAGAGAGAAAGCACAATAAGAGAGTAGTGCCGAGAACATTCAGCGAAGGCGACCTAGTACTCAGACGAACAGAAGAAGCCAGACGACCTCCTTCACATGgcaagctcgccgcaaattgggaAGGACCATTCCGAGTATCAAAAGTAGTCGGAATGGGCGCTTACCAACTTCAAACACTACAAGGCAATCCGATCCCAGGAAATTGGAACATTTCCTCTTTAAAGATGTATACATCTTAACTTGTACAATTAGTGAGTGAAGGCACTCTTTTTCCCCCTTAGAGCTTTTTTCCCCAAAAAGAGGGTTTTGCCTAAGGCGGATTTTAACGAGGCCGGACGCACAAATCTTAAAGAACAAATTTAGACATTTAACCAAACATTCTTTGGTCTCATACAATTCCCCAACATAAACAAAACGCAAAAGCTACGACTACTATTCCAATTCACAAAAGCAAACAATATTAACATAAAAGTCTAACCGACAACGTAATGGTCGGCAATATCCAACAAGTTCAAAATCAAACCGGCCAAGCCAAAACAAACCACAAAATAGAAAAACATCAAATTACAACTAAGAGGGAGGGACATTCTCGCCATGCTCCTCTACAGTTCCATCTACAACTAATTTTCCACCAACCACTATCTTCGTCATGTCAAGCCGATCTTTATCAAACTCTGGCGCCAGCAAAGCAATCTGACTCACAGCACGCTCAAATCCATAAGAAAACATCTCCATTCCATTTTCTTCCAACTCATGGACTCGGGCCGTGAGTTCACCTTTAGCAACATCACTCTCTTTCACCTCGGCCTGCAACAGACGAATCTGATCCCTCAAGCGGACCACATCTTCCTCAAACTCCTTAGCCTTGGCAATAGCACTAATAACAACATTCACTTTCTCCTTCACCAATTTCTCTAATTCGGCAATTCTCGCTTTATACGACTTATCCAAATCAGCAGTTTTATCCACCACCTCCTACTGCTCAGCACCAATGAGCTCGGCAGTACGACCAACACAGAGTAAACGAGAAGCAATAACCCGCAAACACTATCCCAAGGTGAAAAATACCGTTAAGAAAAGCAAAGCGAACTAAAGCAAAAGCAAAAAGTTACCTGAACAAACTTGCCAAGCGCCTCCATACCAATTCTACGAGTCATAAGCATATCTCCAGGATACTGCGACGCCCTATCAAATAGCTCGGCAAAGTTGAACCGCTCGCTCCAGAGGGAATGCGAACTAGAACCAGCAATAAAGCGATGAAGCTTCTTTTGCCGATCAAAAACAAGCTCTCCACCACCAACAGCTTCCTGACCACCCTCGGAGATAACCTCCAAGGATACATTGTCCTTTTTCACTTGAACGAAGACGTGGGATGGGTAACAGAAGAGAAAGCTTGCTCACCAGCATCCTTTCGATCACTAGAGCCACCAaccccttttttttcttcttgtttaaaaaaGACTGCAACTTGTTGGGATCCAACAAAGGAACTCAGCCACCTACAAGAAaccataaaaattagaaaatccaACAAAAACCAAAACAAGCAACATACAACCAAAAACATTACCTATGTACGCCTTCAAACCCTCACTATTACCCAAATCATACAAACGCAAAATATCAGGAATGGACATACACTCCCCAGCAACAACACTCTCTACAAGAAAGTCCATCACAAACTCCTCCTCCTCACTTCGTTCGGAGGCCTCAAGGATTTGGCTCGGCTCAAAACACCAGTATAGGAGAAATTTCTCACTAAGCTCATCATCCAAATAAAAGGGATACTCAGACTCGGCTGAACGGACCTTAACAAACAGAGacttaaaattcttaaaagaagacttgtagagaagaaagagagaccGACCCGGGAAACTACTAAGGCAGACCCACAAACCCTTACGAACACCCTTCGCCTGAAAAAGCGAGAAGAACAACGACAATGAACAAGGAAATGAAAGGAAATCCATCAAACATTAGAAGGCACGAAGGAACGCCCAGGAATTTGGGTGCAACTGCGACGGCGCACAGTTGAGTTGAGTCAAGACCTCACactcaaaagaagaaaaggggaacTTCACACCAAGCTCAATCATACACGGagtatacatataaaaatactcCCAATCACCCCTTCTCTCACAAACCCTATCACTACTGGAACAGGGTTGAAACTCAACGACAACACCAGAACCACCCCTAACAAAATCCAAACCCTTCAACTCAGAAAGGGACTTGACACtgataaaagaagaagaacgagTTCTAACGTCATCATGGACCCAGTGATACGGATCATCTTCCCTAACCTCAACAgctttcaatttctcttttatctTTTCACCCGCCATGAAAAGGAAATGAACAACAGcagtaaaagaaaatagaagaaacattAATCTTTCGAAGACATAGTGAGAATAAAACGGTGAGAAGAGAAAGCAATGAAGCGTAATTTCCAAAACAAAGAAGATAACTATTATTGCAAGCCCACTATCATAGTGGGTAAGTTAATTCACGCCCACTAAGAAACGTGGAAAACCCAAGAGGCAGTAAAACACAATAAAGACAACACGACTTACGAAGACACGAAGGTAAAACCATTCAacgctttttcaaattttttcttttctcaacAAAACAACATTTGGCCACGTATGAAAGTCAAAATATCATTAAAGCTCGTCTACTGTTCTATACAAAACACTAGACGACCTTGGGGGCTATGACGTGTACCCCATAATAATCGGCAACCAAACGCATTCACGAACTGACCTCAAATAacggaaaacaaacaaaatagcACATGTCACTAATCATAAGGCCAACGTTATCTTCTGAAAAGGTTATCCTCAAACAGACTACACTACTCAAACACGACTCTATACAAGTCAAAGATACTGATAACTATACTAACCAGAAAAATCGGAACCCGCAAGGTCCACTAACGCACAACGTCTATAAAACTAATCCCCCTAGCTCGTAAAGGCTCAGGTCACTTTACCCactctaatattattattattatcatccttCGCAACTCACatacttacttgagcgtcggagtgctttgTGCAGGTGCTCCCGCCGCCGTGTTTCAGAAGGCCGAGGTTAAAAACCACATATCTGTGCCTGGACGACGTATAGCTTGATCAAGGATCCATGTGCTCAGCTGGAAGCTACAGACCTCGGCGCGTTCAGAACGGAACACAACATATAGTCACTCTTTCAACTTGTGAAGCTGAATATGTTGCTGCCACTGTCTGTACATGTCATGCAATTCGGTTGAAGATACTACTAAAGAAACTTCATTTTGAGCAAACTAAATCCACCAAGATCATGATGGACAATAAGTCAGCAATTTTCCTAGCAAAGAATCCAGTGTTTCGCGACAGAAGGAAGCACATAGAAACAAAGTATCATTTCATTCGGTAATGTATTGAGAACATGCATGTGGAGGTTGAGTATGTGAAATCACTTGATCAAGTTATTGACATTTTCACAAAACCTCTGAAATATGATGCTTTTCAAAAGTTAAGGATTATGATTGGAGTCGGAAAATTATCAAGTTTAAGGaagaatgttaaaaataaaattgatggtTAGAATTTAAGAATGAATAGAAATCACAGTTTgaattaggggtgtgcatggcttGGTCCGGCCCGAAGACtcggcccggtcccgaacactttaggggctaatttg contains:
- the LOC140173712 gene encoding uncharacterized protein, with product MASPKMMKEVQQLAGRVAALSRFLPAVSSRSYLFFQMILKNKKFQWTIECEKVFDELKTILSSPPVLQDPYLILTDFITELTPDEHNKTWELHVDRASSREGSGAGIILKEGDEVVAEQALQFHFSASNNQAEYEALIAGLKLALSHQVQSLTTYCDSLLVVQQIRGEFQIAGELYRRGFSQPLLKCLSKDEAREVMDEVHEGVCRNHIGGRAFAAKISRTGYYWPTIKRDCIAKVKACDKCQKHEAISTKSAEVLHSMEAEAANRVVLQAIKRKLDNAKGEWAELIPEILWSYNTTVHNTTGETPFKLVYGSEALIPVEIGVPTLRAELYSEQHNISTRKAELDMAEEDREIAVIRQRAQKQLEERKHNKRVVPRTFSEGDLVLRRTEEARRPPSHGKLAANWEGPFRVSKVVGMGAYQLQTLQGNPIPGNWNISSLKMYTS